A window of the Rhinoraja longicauda isolate Sanriku21f chromosome 42, sRhiLon1.1, whole genome shotgun sequence genome harbors these coding sequences:
- the zbtb39 gene encoding zinc finger and BTB domain-containing protein 39, with protein MGMRIKLHSADHPNNLLKELNKFRLSEIMCDVIIVVGNRTFSAHRSVLACAAGYFQKLFLNSEVTSARTYVVDFITPANFERILNFIYTAELFTDLINVGVIYEMAEKLGMQDLLKACYSTFPDLEKTESSKVGERPTEDYAILPVPSNEQNPPGGNSRTTASQFGQSRGYIMQVEVGEDFKSEERNRPNENGPAVMYQQSTKTEDSLKMEYSQPTSTESVPLATSKAPCELYEIQSNGYYQTNLLMAGESLKEGVNNVDLQDHSLKEMECMQFEGIEPDGLNFDEHQESRGASEEVIELTDDSEDDCLVCDKDCNSEGKSMPCQVCGKELPANIAVIRQHGKLHIDAKEGLCKVCGTKFTDRSSRITHVLSHVGIFLFSCDMCEMKFVTQWQVAGHRKAKPYDTNIIVQPNAMLPPEPNFGGSPTELFCAVCGKAMAKDYLAVKEHILSHLDMKSLSCCICEQPLRSVCSLMWHVLSHMNISIFSCSVCGNSFVDRTILEQHMASHQGMKYLFECHFCSRKFRLEASYQNHVKIHKRHNSDNTKVVAAQHQWLKKTLTTSLSDESTSDGHVATLQQETLLSLPLNHAKISSKGNWYECEFCRKRFSHSSEFQYHLRIHSGEKPYECKLCHKFFRGRSTVKNHLKTHSGALMYCCTVCQRYCPTLNLMSKHVEMHTDGGLPPDFNIAQTFMYIVHSKQSVKIMD; from the coding sequence ATGGGTATGAGAATTAAACTACACAGTGCTGACCACCCTAATAATCttctgaaggaactcaacaagtTCAGGCTTTCTGAAATCATGTGTGATGTAATCATCGTGGTGGGCAATCGGACGTTTTCAGCCCACAGGTCTGTGTTGGCGTGCGCTGCCGGCTACTTCCAGAAGCTCTTTCTGAACTCTGAGGTGACCTCTGCCAGAACATATGTGGTAGACTTCATCACACCAGCCAATTTTGAAAGGATCTTGAACTTTATCTACACCGCAGAGCTTTTCACAGATCTCATCAACGTGGGCGTCATCTACGAGATGGCGGAGAAGCTGGGAATGCAGGATCTGCTGAAGGCTTGTTACTCCACATTCCCCGACCTGGAGAAAACCGAGTCGAGCAAAGTGGGAGAACGGCCAACGGAAGACTACGCGATTCTCCCCGTGCCCTCCAATGAACAAAACCCACCCGGGGGAAACTCAAGGACCACTGCGTCGCAGTTTGGCCAAAGTAGAGGTTACATCATGCAGGTGGAGGTGGGAGAGGATTTCAAGAGTGAAGAAAGAAATCGCCCCAATGAAAATGGTCCCGCTGTGATGTACCAGCAATCAACGAAAACTGAAGACAGCCTGAAGATGGAATACAGCCAGCCCACATCCACTGAGAGTGTTCCCCTGGCCACCAGCAAAGCCCCTTGCGAGCTGTATGAGATTCAAAGTAATGGATATTATCAAACCAATTTACTGATGGCTGGAGAATCTCTGAAAGAAGGTGTAAACAATGTTGACCTCCAAGATCATTCGCTGAAGGAAATGGAGTGCATGCAGTTTGAAGGTATTGAACCGGACGGCCTTAATTTTGATGAACACCAGGAGAGTAGGGGTGCTTCTGAAGAGGTTATAGAGCTGACAGATGACAGTGAAGACGACTGTCTGGTCTGTGATAAGGACTGCAACAGTGAAGGCAAGAGCATGCCGTGCCAGGTGTGTGGGAAGGAGTTGCCAGCTAACATCGCAGTGATTCGGCAGCATGGTAAACTCCACATTGATGCCAAGGAGGGGTTGTGCAAAGTGTGTGGCACAAAGTTCACTGACAGGAGCTCCCGAATCACCCACGTTTTATCTCACGTTGGAATTTTCCTCTTCTCGTGTGATATGTGTGAGATGAAGTTTGTGACACAGTGGCAAGTGGCTGGACACCGGAAAGCCAAACCATATGATACGAACATTATTGTGCAGCCCAACGCCATGCTCCCACCTGAGCCCAATTTTGGGGGCTCTCCGACGGAACTCTTCTGTGCAGTCTGTGGAAAGGCCATGGCTAAAGACTATCTTGCTGTGAAAGAGCACATTCTTTCTCACCTCGACATGAAAAGCCTTTCCTGTTGCATCTGCGAGCAGCCTTTGAGGTCGGTCTGTAGCCTGATGTGGCATGTTTTGTCCCATATGAATATATCTATTTTTTCCTGTTCTGTATGTGGTAATAGCTTTGTAGATCGAACTATTCTAGAGCAACACATGGCCTCACATCAGGGTATGAAGTATTTATTTGAATGTCATTTTTGCAGTAGAAAGTTCCGACTGGAGGCCTCTTATCAAAACCACGTGAAGATACACAAGAGGCATAACTCGGACAACACAAAGGTTGTTGCTGCTCAACACCAGTGGCTCAAAAAGACTTTAACAACGTCACTGTCAGACGAGTCTACGAGTGATGGACATGTGGCCACTCTACAGCAGGAGACCCTTCTCTCACTTCCCTTAAACCACGCCAAGATCAGCTCCAAGGGGAACTGGTACGAATGCGAGTTTTGCAGGAAGAGGTTTTCTCATTCCAGTGAGTTTCAGTATCACCTACGAATTCACTCGGGGGAGAAGCCCTATGAATGTAAGCTGTGCCACAAGTTCTTCAGGGGACGGTCGACTGTCAAAAACCACCTAAAGACTCATTCGGGCGCCCTGATGTACTGCTGCACGGTGTGCCAGAGGTACTGCCCCACCCTGAACCTTATGAGTAAGCACGTGGAGATGCACACGGATGGAGGCCTGCCTCCTGATTTTAACATTGCACAGACCTTTATGTACATCGTACATTCCAAACAGTCAGTAAAAATTATGGACTGA